One stretch of Zingiber officinale cultivar Zhangliang chromosome 6B, Zo_v1.1, whole genome shotgun sequence DNA includes these proteins:
- the LOC121989199 gene encoding CBL-interacting protein kinase 18-like produces MESENKGNVLMLKYEVGRMLGKGTFAKVYYARNLKTSQSVAIKVIEKDKVMMGGLNDQIKREISVMRLVRHPNIVELYEVMATKSKIYFVLEYAKGGELFDKVAKGKLKEDVARKYFKQLITSVDFCHSRGVYHRDLKPENILLDENENLKISDFGLSALAESRRQDGLLHTTCGTPAYVAPEVISRKGYDGAKADIWSCGVILFVLMAGYLPFHDPNLMEVYRKIRKAEFKCPNWFPLEVRRLLVRILDPNPNTRITITKIMEIPWFRKGIDGGMNGNGKEPQAETDRRETNAVSDSQIINMIEKGQDIRKLMNLNAFGLISLSDGFDLSGMFEETDHKRETRFISSQPAYTIIAKLEEIASFIKLKVKKKDCGRLEMEGTKLGKRGVLAIDAEIFELTPLFNLVEMRKASGDTLEYHELWKQDIRPALNDIIWAWQGEQQQH; encoded by the coding sequence ATGGAATCGGAAAACAAAGGAAATGTGTTGATGCTGAAGTATGAGGTTGGAAGAATGTTAGGCAAAGGTACTTTTGCCAAGGTTTACTATGCGAGAAACTTAAAAACTTCCCAGAGCGTTGCCATAAAAGTGATTGAAAAAGACAAGGTCATGATGGGTGGGCTGAATGATCAGATTAAACGAGAGATATCGGTGATGAGATTGGTGAGGCACCCCAACATTGTAGAGCTTTACGAGGTCATGGCCACCAAATCTAAGATATACTTTGTTCTTGAATATGCCAAAGGTGGTGAGCTGTTTGACAAAGTTGCCAAGGGCAAACTTAAAGAAGATGTTGCCCGTAAGTATTTTAAGCAGCTGATCACTTCCGTGGATTTCTGCCATAGCAGAGGTGTCTACCATCGTGATCTGAAACCTGAAAACATTCTGCTTGATGAGAATGAGAATCTGAAGATTTCAGATTTCGGTTTGAGTGCTCTTGCAGAGTCGAGGAGACAGGACGGTTTGCTTCACACAACTTGCGGTACACCTGCTTATGTTGCTCCTGAGGTGATTAGTAGAAAAGGATATGATGGAGCGAAAGCTGACATATGGTCCTGTGGGGTGATTTTGTTTGTTCTCATGGCTGGGTATCTCCCATTCCATGATCCAAATCTCATGGAAGTGTATCGGAAAATTAGAAAGGCAGAATTCAAGTGTCCCAATTGGTTTCCATTGGAAGTTAGGAGGCTGCTGGTGCGCATTCTTGACCCCAATCCTAACACTCGGATAACAATCACAAAGATTATGGAGATTCCTTGGTTTAGAAAAGGAATTGATGGAGGAATGAATGGAAATGGCAAAGAACCACAAGCAGAAACTGATAGACGCGAGACCAATGCAGTTTCTGATTCCCAGATTATCAACATGATCGAGAAGGGGCAGGATATCAGGAAGTTGATGAACCTAAATGCTTTCGGCCTTATCTCTCTTTCAGATGGATTTGATCTTTCTGGCATGTTTGAGGAAACTGACCACAAGAGAGAAACAAGATTCATATCCAGCCAGCCAGCCTATACCATTATCGCGAAATTGGAGGAGATAGCTAGCTTCATAAAGCTGAAAGTAAAGAAGAAGGATTGCGGGAGGCTGGAAATGGAAGGAACCAAGCTAGGGAAAAGGGGGGTTTTAGCCATTGATGCAGAGATCTTTGAGCTCACTCCTTTATTTAATCTCGTAGAGATGAGGAAGGCAAGCGGAGATACCTTGGAGTACCACGAACTGTGGAAGCAGGACATCAGACCAGCTCTCAATGACATCATCTGGGCATGGCAGGGCGAGCAGCAGCAGCATTAG